AAACGAGCTGCAAGAATTTGTCATACATTTTGGTCCAATCGATGATGTAAAGAAAACTTTTTGACATCAGCAGTAGCAACTATTTGTCTCAATACGTTTTTATTGTGATGCTTTTAGCCTATGTTTGTCAATGCTAAAAGAGAAATGAGAAGGAAGAACGAAAGGGCCATATACATTTACGCGCTCTTGATCAATCAGTCGATTAATCATCGGGTAGTTGGAGGCACACATGCCCGTATAAAACGGCATCATCTGACGACACTATGCCTCGCACATCAGAGTTGAAGTGATGGTCACATCTCTGTTTTGCGTAGTTAATGATTGGCTGGTTATCTCGTACTTAGTACTTGAGCGTGGAGTTTGGAGTCTGCCCTCCTGATAGATAGAACATAATTAGAGTACCTTCAACTTGCCTAGCCTTTCTTTTTGCCCGCCGGGTGACTGTTCAGTCACAAACGTTTACCTTCTTCTAAACATCTGGTAACAATAAGAGCACGAGATGTTTACGCTGCTTGTGGTCTTGCTGTGCGTAACGTCCTTTCTCTCTGAATCTACCGAAGGTGAGTGGGTTTACCGGCGCATCATCATTAGATGTAGATTAGAGTTAGACTATTCCATAGTCGTACCAACTAAGAGCAAATGAGAAGCCAGCTTCAGTGGCCTTGCATCGGCCTACACAATAGAAAATCACGTACAATGACTGAATATGACTACACTTATGGAAAGGTAAACTTTCTCAAATGATGAAAAGTGTATCTTAGAAAAGTGGTTTTATTCTAACAACCTGTGTGGTGCTGGTTCCTTCCCCTATTGGAAGACCACTATTTACTCAGTGACTCCAGTCATTTACAGGCCTGTGTCTAGATAAAAATGTAACGTGTCACTCAACATGGAAAATCTAAGTGATTGCCTCAACTATTTGCTCTGGCTGATGATGAAAACGTATAGAGAATCTGTTTAGCTAAGCTCAGACCACACACTTCAGTAAGTGAAAGGTGATGCAATCAGAGAGTGACACGTCAGTCTTAAAACCTCATGTCATCCCTAATAGAATTTTGCGTTCTATTAGTGTCCAGGAGTTGTTTTTATCTTGTCTTGCAACATGCCCTGTTAAGCGTGTAAGACCGCATACGTCCAGTGCAATCTTGATCCTGGTCATGAGGTCAAGTTACAAGAGCACCGCTAAGGCTCATTGTTCATTACATTGAAATACATAATTGGCAGCAATTTAAACCACCTCCGTGAGCAATTCATCACAAAAATGTAGATGCTCATGGTGTGTCTGGTTAAAGCATACCTTCTAAGTAAATATCACTGCCTGTTTTTTGAATACTCAAGTACACAAACCGAATAGAATGGCGTTAAAATAGTATCGACATCAAACTTTAACAGTTTTGTAACAAATCATACTCATCTAGGATAACAGTAACCACAAAACGACTCACTTAACCGGTGTGTATATATCCTAGGGGATGTAGGAGTATGTCTGGGGAATCTAACCGGCTTGTCTTCCTCTAATATCATGCTGCTTCCTGTGTGTTGTTTCAGGTGCGGGAGCAGTACCCAGATTGAACAATGACCGGCTGTACAAATTCAGCTACTCCACTGAGGTGATACTAGACAGATCCAGGGCCTTGCGAAAGGGTGGTGCTGGCTTCAGGATCTCCAGCAACGTGGATGTCAACCTAGTGTGGAGGCAGGCCGGTGACTTGGAAGACCAGCTCATTCAACTGGAGGTTTGTTGTCATCGATGACACCATTGATGATAAAGCTCAATTACAACCTCGTAGATGAGATGAGATCAATAGGATGATTAAATGAACCCATGTGTGCAGCGCAGCAAGAGTGCATGTCTAGATTTAGTCATGGGCTACTGGAAATATTTGATAGTCCCCCCCACACTAATTTTGTATTGACAAAACCTGCCATTtatacaatgtttctgtcagttTGACGTGGTCATTTCGTTTTTCCTGCGCAGATCTCCAATGTGCGGGTTGAGAATGTGGCCCCCCGCTCGGCAAAGGATAACATCTTCCAGGGCTCCACGACAGAGGGGCTCATGGGGGACAGCAAGCTGGCCTCTCTGCAGAGGCCGTTTCTGGTGCACCTGAGAAATGGAAAAGTAGGTCCTGAGTTTCCGTCAAAGATGAATACAAGGAATTGAATTGGAGAGAGACCTATGAATGTTGCATCCTTTTCCAGACacgttactgtatgtgtgttttcaacGATTCATAAAGCAAGAACAATGATTCAAAAATCAGGGTGATCTTTGGAAAATTGACACAAAATCTTTGCATCCCATCAACCATTTTACGTGAGACCTGATAATACTGAAAGGTTGAATATTATGTGATGATAAACATTAGGCTATTAAAAATGCATTATCAGCATATATAACTTTGCCTTTGAACATATCACACCACTGATCTGCAATGAGTCACCGCAGTATCATCATGATCTTCAGTGTTTCATTGATTACTATCCTTATTGATGTCATAGTATTAAATGGACCTGTATCTGACCTGTATGTGGTGACGTTGGCAGGGGATAAACTGGAAAGCTCGTGAATACGGGCAAAGGTCAGAGGGTTGCGTGGGCGGAAGTGTGCCAGGGTTTTCCTTGAGGTCTggtacagagggaggaggggaaagggagaaagaggaacaTAGAAATGCCTGAAGGGCACTTTGTAATGGGCCTCCAGAATGTGATTGTATCTTGTTTAGAAACAGTTTTATTAGATGCCAAAGATAACACTAGATTAGATTAAAATGGTCATTCGGATTTACTACAGCAGCTAGAATGTTTGGTGACAGACATGTCAGTTTTTTACCCAAGTGTCATTTATTGTCTGTGACCTTTACACTTTTGTGGTGTACTTTTGCATCGTGTAAGTTCATCTCCCACAATCACTCCCTGATGTTTAATAGCTCGCCTTTGTGTGAAAACATGAGTAGATAAAATGACACTCTGGACACATGAGGTCAAAGCAGGTgacatgtagatttacattTCATAACATttgttaatttagcagacgcttcttCCCAAAGCGTCATACCAATAGAGCGCCCTGTATTTTACAAGACACCTTGCAATACATGCATGTCTTGACTGAATGGATGTTACTTGACGTTTATTACCTTAGTTTGTAATTTAGTGTTACTTGTATCTCATCTTAACTTCAAAGTAGAATGGTCCTGATTGCAGAAGGACATTCACTTTATAAAATAGAGTTTGAATCTAGTATTTTTAGGCATTGTAGGTATTGCGTGGACATCAGGTAAAATGTCCTGTCTGAGTTGGTCTTTTCCTTGTTGCGTAGGCATTTCACGTGACCTGTTCTGATTGGCTCCTTGTACAGGTGAAGGCTTTCTATTCCTATAGGGCGGAGCCTGCGACCGTCAAGAACCTGAAGAGGGGTGTGGCCAGCCTGCTGCAGTTGCAGCTGACTACTGGAAAGACAGTTGAGGTAAATTATTTGATGCTTACATATCTATTAAATGTACTGTCTTAATTTTGCTAAATCTACCGCAAGGGCGGTTTGATGTGTCTGATGGACTCATGTAATTGCCATGGGAACAGAATGATGTATCAGGAAGGTGCACAGTGGAGTACAAGGCTGCCCAGGGTCAGGTGACACGCACCAAGATTCTGAACACCTGCAAGACGACAGAAACTGGCTTCACCACGATCAGCAAGGTTAGCCAACCAAATGGTTACAAAATGGTCGTCATCTGGACAGACGACATGTTGTTTGTCATTTAGAAATGGGATACTGATTTGACTCCAGCTCTTCTTAAAATGCACAAATACAAGCAATTTATGTtcttccccctcacccctctcttcttccttccaTCCTGTGTTCCTTTACCAGGTGTTGGGTGTGAGCAGGAAGTCAAGCTCAGTAACAGTGTTCACCTTGGAGGACGGCTTCATCAAGTCTGCTGTATCTGAGGAGACCCACTTCCTGGTAACCAATGCTCGGCGCTCCACAGGTGCCAAAGTTGTGTCCAGGTGGGTGCATGTCGAACCTAACTGAGCTCCAGCGTAGACAATCGAAAATACTCAATTTGATAGGTTCATAAATCCATGTTATGAATTAGACATACTGAATAGTTCATACTGAAAAGTATCACATTTGTTTTCCTCAGACAAACCTTGACACTGGTCGAAATTGAGGCTGGCCCCCTGGAGGTTGCAGGGAAAGATGTTACTGCAGTCGTCAAGTCCCGGGACGAGAAACTGGTGGCTGTGGGTGTGATGGCGGGCAAGGTCAAGGCCCAGTGCAAGGGCTGTCCATCGGTGAGGGGttacacagagcacacacagttTCTGTTTAGAAACGATGTGTATTTCCATCGATGTACCCTGTAATGCTAACTCTCCTGTCCTTCCctaccccccttctctcctctcctcctctctcctcctagctGTGGGAGCACTGGCAGGCTGATAAGAAACAGCTGGAGCCGGCCAGCCTGTCCAAGTCCTCGGCTCCTAGGAGCTTCCTGGCTCTGATCCAGAGCATCAGGAAAGCCTCCAAGGATGAGATCCTCCAAGTGCTGCAGAACGCCAGCAAGTCATTGCTGTAAGCAGAACCTCTTTCCGCAAGCTCACTGACCTCACCCTCTCGTTGCACTCTCTCAAAGTATCCTCTTGGCACTGTCCCTTTTTCGCAGTTGGCTGAAGCCATAAACAGTCACTGAATGGCCGAATGCTTACACAGCATGGGATTGCTTTGAAATGTACATTTGCAATTAGTGAATACATCACTGAGAAGAATCCAAACAAAGCAGTCATCTCTCAGTCATCCTTTTCCTCTTTCCTAATTCTTGAATCCCCCcaccctttttttctctcccttccccccctcatgTCTGCAGGCCTCAGGTGGTGGACGCCGTCACCTCCTCCCAGACTCCCGCCTCGCTGGACGCCATGCTGACCTTCCTCAACTTCACAGACCCCAAGGGCCTGGTCCTGCAGGAGAGGTTCCTGTACGCCTGTGGCTTTGCCTCGCACCCCAATGAGAGGATGCTCCAAGCCCTTGTGGTGAGTCACTTCCTCCTACGGTTGGGTTTCTTAGCGTTTAGCGGCACACAAAGCTGTTGCCAGGCTTTCCCCCATTGCCTTTTTGACAAGCTAGAGTGCTGATCAGACCATTGTAGCTAACCCAAACCATGAACATGGTGTCTATCTTTACTTAAAAAGGGGATACATCTCTGCTTTTACACGTCATTGTTCTTATGGTTGTTTTGGTAGAACAGTTTTAGCAAGAGCCTTCATCGTTAGGCCTGTCTTTCCtaagttttttttattaatgtgTGGGTATTATTCTAAATGGCAAGGTTTGTTTTTTCCCCAGGACATTTCCAAGAAAAAGATTGGCAGTAATGACATCAGAGAGTCAATGGTGATCATCATGGGGGCCCTGGTGTTCAAGCTTTGCCAGAAAGGACAATGTGATTTACCGGTGAGCTCCCTGAaaatgtttcctcttctgaCATGGGTTGCCTGAACACAAATCTGTTCATTGACAAGTGATTTATAAATAGCACTCAATTAAGTTATTTAAATGTCATGCCCATACATGAATCCATATAATGGGTTCTCCTCCTATGTCCTCCCAGACTGTGGTGGAGGTGAAGAAGATGATTCTGGAGGGGCCCGACAGTACAGACAAGGAGTCTGAGGTCCAGATGTACCTACTGGCCCTGAAGAACTCTCTGTTGCCCGAGGCCATCCCACTCTTCACTAGATACACAGAGTCAGAGGTGGGGGCCTATAGCACCATCGCCCTAACCACCCTCCAGCGATACGATGTCGCCCTCATCACCGACGAGGTAAGGGTCAGGCAGGGTTTGAGGAGTTCAGTCAGATGAATATTGAAATTCCCATTGCAGAATGTTAATGCAGTGCACATTTCATTAACTGCTAAACATTTATAATAATTTTTTATCTGTGATTTGAAAGGTTCTTCATAAATGTACAGATTCATCTAATAATGGATCCCTACCTATTCACATATGATTTGAGGAGTGAAATGAATAAAAAATCTCCAACATGTCCATGCAGGTCAAAAGGACGGTGAACAGAGTGTACCACCAGAACCGACGGGTGTATGAGAAGAATGTGAGGGTGGCTGCCGCTGATGTCATCCTGAGCAGCAACCCTTCCTACATGGAGGTCAAAAACATGCTTCTGTCCATCGGAAACCTGCCGCATGAGATGAACAAGTACATGTTGTCCAAGGTGCAGGACATCCTGCACTTTGACATGCCTGCCAGGTGGGTTTTGGATAGGATTACATGAACGGGACATGAGAGAGTTGGCTTAACAGTAAGCTGTGTGTAAATCATGTATGGACAGAAAGGGTAATGCTAACTGATGAATATCAAGCTAGACAAAATGAAATAGATACCAGGGAATCTCCAAAGTATAGGTCATTGATCTCCATTTCTTTTGTTTTCCAGCAAAATAGTTCAGCAAGTTATGAAGGACATGATTTCCCACAACTATGACCGCTTCTCTAAAGTTGGGTCCTCCTCTGCGTACTCCGGTTACATGGCACGTAAGTGacattccctctctctgagcccccccaccaccatcagtCTCTGAACATTCATGTTGTTTGTCCAGTTGAGTGTAAAATCGTGCAATGACTACAAATAAAACAAGGTAATAATAGGAAAAACTTCAGGCCCCGGAATGTGTTGATGCATTTGCTGCATGCCAATATACTGACATATGGAATGGCGTGGTTGCCATTCTGTGTCGCGGCAAGCGATTAAACCACTCGCTGTTTGCAGGTTCTGCTGATGTCACTTCCACCTATAGCTTGGACATCCTGTATTCTGGCTCAGGAGTAATGAGGAGGAGCATCATGAACATCTACGGTGCCACTAACGACGCGCTCCTCCACGGTCTTCAGGTGAGGCCTACCGGCACACCGTACCTCGGGAACCCTCCTTTGGTTCGATGCAAATCCTCACGAGTAGCACGAGGGAGattacagtgacactgacatgtTCTCCTGCCTTGTTGTTCCTCCAGGTGGCCATCGAGGCCCAAGGTTTGGAGACGCTGATCGCGGCTACGCCtgacgagggggaggaggatctGGAGTCGTTTGCCGGGATGTCCGCTCTGCTCTTTGATGTGCAGCTGCGGCCCGTCACCTTCTTCAAGGGCTACAGCGACCTGATGTCCAAGATGTTCTCCATGTCAGGAGAGCCCATAAACGTGGTGAAGGGCCTGATCTTGCTGTCGGACCACTCTGAGGTATGCGTGCTCCGCCACTGTCTTAAACAAGCTGTATCAACCTGTGTACATCTTGACAGTTGTACTGAGTTGCGTAAGGGTTTAACTACAGAAGATTAAAAACCCTTTTAAATGATCATTGGCCAGACAATTATCGCCATTGCAGATTGGGTTCATTGGGTTGTATGGTTGAATGCTTTTGTGCATTTCTGTCAAATTTGTGCATTACATGACTGACTGATTGGAAGTTGACTCTCTCGaaaccctccccccctttcctgtTCTGCAGGTCATCCAGCTGCAGTCCGGTCTGAAGGCCAGCGCTGAGTTCCAGGGAGGTTTGGCCATCGACATCTCAGGAGGCATGGAGATTAGCCTCTGGTACAGAGAGTCCAAGACCAGCGTCAACAACAGGTAGGTCCAGGAGACAGAATGGCTGTACTGTTTTTAGGACTTCTAAGGACTGTGTAAGATACTTTCAAGGTGTCTCACTAAAATACTGATAATACGATGTATATGAACCAAGACATAGGCAAAAGGCTTTGTTGACATTATTTAGTGATACCCTTGGCCAATGATGTTAATGGGAACAGCAACAGTGATGAAATCGTATTTGTTAAGACTCGGAACTTTATATGGTCTAAATTTGCTATTTGCCTCATGTCCCTGGTGGCACTGGATGAGGTCCAGAACGGTAAACAGGGACTATTCATGTCTGTCTAGCCAGTTGGGTATATGTAGATTGACGACATCCTTTAATTCAGCCCTCTTGTGTGCCGTCTGTCTGTCGGTGTTGTCGAGGTAAAAACAGGGGCTGATTACATCCGTCATGCAGTATTGTGTATATCACAGTACCAGGTGATGAAAGGGTTTCGGAATTGAATGAATCTAGATTGGCCATCTCAAGTTGCAACAGGGTTACTTGCCTGCCTGAATAAGTCCTTCTGAAACTAGAGGGCCCCATTTAGGCACTATAAAAAGTGTTACTGTAAGATACTATACTTGAATATTTAAGTGCTGCTGTACAGTATGTGACATAATCATAACCAGGAACCTTCATAGAATattgaaacaatatttttatTCGAATGGGTAACATTAAGGGTAAGGCCTGCCCTACATGCCAAAGTGGGTTGGAAAATGTGAATCTGATCCAGTTATCCTATAGCCTAAAGTGATTTTTCTTCACTTGGGCTGCTGTTTTAGTTTTATGGTGTTGCTGCCAGCGTGGGTGAATGACAGAGGCAGTTGTATGGATCACTGCAGTTGTACCTCTCTCTTCTGATAATAGGCCAGCAGGCTTTCTATAGAAACAGAACAAACCAGCCTGGCATGACATGCCCCTACAGATAAACATGCAAAGATGGCTGGTGGACATCCTGTTACAAAATACAGAAATAGAGACCTAGCTGAAATTTAAGGGTTGTGTTGTATGTGTAGAAATAAGTACAACAGAAGAATAGAAATAGAATAAATTTATTTTAGGAACTCTTAACGTTTGTCTCGCGAAAGATATGTACAAATCTCTGTCAAACACAAGCTATTTAGATGTTGAGGCGTGTTCAGTGAAACAAAATCATGAAAAGGCCCCAGAAAGCCCATGGTTCCACCATGGCCTTAAGTAAAATTGTTTCGAGGTGGCTGTTGAGGATATCGCTATAGTATTTGGAGATTTATGACAGGCCTTCCCAACAGTCAGAATTTTTGAACTATTTCCTGTGCAAACCGTTCCGGTCTACAGGGGGGCTCTGGTGGTCACTGGGAATGTAACGGTGGACATGGACTTTGTTCGCACTGGAATGGAAGTCAGCTTTGAGACAGAGGCATCGCTGGACTTCGTCACAACCGTTCAGTTCTCCGAGTATCCCTTCCTGGTGTGCATGCAGATGGACAAGGCAACCTTCCCTTTCAGGTAAGCCCTGCATCGACAAGTTCTTGGCTCCATCGAGCTTTTGTCCATTTATCTTATCCAGAAGAACAGATCTGGTAGAtggaagcaaaaaaaaattggaaTGGAAGAAGTTCAGAATGAATCTATTATAGGACTGAGCTATAATTTATGAAACATTTTATAATAAAAACGAATGATTGTCTTCCTTCTTTACAGCCAATCCTTCAGTAAATATGAGAGTCTTCCATCGGGGAAGAGTTTTGTGTCGCACAAGACAAAGAAGCAGCTGGTGCCAGGTTCTGAATTCCCCCTCCACCAGGAGAACTCCAACATGTGCAAGAGAGTGTTTGAGTAATACTGCTAGATAATGTGGAAATCTCAAATGGACAGAACCTCAGGGGGCAGGATATTGACCTTTGAGTCCTACTTGACCTTCTCGCTTgagaaatatttatttgttaaaaaaaaaaacatttaggaaCACCTATCACACCACAGGCAAAAGTAGTGTAATAGCATTGCCAGAGTTGTGTGTTTTTTCAACCAACACATGCAATGTTTACATTCTTAGGAGTTTTGAAGCCATTTTTAATAGCCTTTTGCGATTTTCTTCTAGATTTAGTTGAATATCTTTCTCCCAAATGGTACATGTAAATATGGTATTATGTTTCCCATAAACGACACTGTCCATTTGTTTGTGGATTAAGGCattctttttgttttatttgtgtcatttatgCTACGTCCAAAGCACAGACAACTAAACAAAGTATCTTAAATGGATTCTCTCAGCAGCAGCTAAGGTATTTGAGAGACTACTGGAGGACCAAATCATGCAGCATTAATTCAATTGTATTTTTGAAGTTGAATTAATTGTTCTTATATACTTAAAACTGTAATGTCAAAACAATGTCTATCAATAGAAAAGTGAGTGGTCCTATTTACTGGTATCTATTTTTCTCCTACTGAGATAATTGGGGCGCATACAGAAGACCTTTCCATGATCCCTAATAAATGTGAGTTAGAATAATTATTTCCAAGTGACAATATGCATGCCTGTAAGTATGAAGACTTGTCCGACAGCAACAAACTCCTGTTTCCTTAATGTGTTAGGTAGGTAATTGACCAAAATAAATGGTACACTGGAAACCTCTAATCCCCTATACCTCTTTGGCTTGTATGTGTATGCAGATGTTGGAATGTACATACCATGTGCATTTATGGTAAAACAGCCATGTGTTTTTATAACATTTATGAATAAAGATATGGAAACTTATATGTAAGGTGTTTCAGattacagctgtgtgtgtgtgtgtgtatatctgtgtgtgtgtgagtgttgtatGTAAGAGAGAGTGAACCTAAGAATTGGGTAAAGCCCTCAATTTGTTGACCCAGGTGACTCACTAAATCTCTTTGCCTCGTCTAGTGTCACAGTTATGACATAAGAGCCCCTCCCCACACTGTCATCCGGGCACAACAACTGGGCTTCGATGGAGATTCTTTAGGAATGGCAGAGAGCAGCTGGGAGCGGGcgggtgtctgcctgtctcGCCCTCGCCAAGGCAACCAAATCAACACTCTGATAAACTGTCAGGTTGAACTTAAGCCTTGTGCCCCGGGTAAAGTTTCAGCACAGCAGGAGATAGCTAACCTTGCACACTGCCAGACGGCAGATCTTTAATGAGTGTGACTCTCAGGGTAAATCAATGTGTTTCTAGTAGGTTCTACTTCTCCTTTCTACATGGGTGCCCATGTCTCTTGTACTTGTCGGTCCTCTGTTTGTGTCCCTGTACAGGTTTAACTCCTCCCAttttccccttcccccccatttGGTCTGACTGTATAAGTAAGAgtacaacaaagaaaaaagGGGGCGTAGATAGGCAAATAGTTAGTCATAGGGTTAGACAGCATGCCTGTTCTGGAGCACTAGGGTAatgtgaaaggggggggggggaatcgaaGATAGAGCTGACAGGCTCACATTTGCTAGACAGGGAAAGAAGGGATGATTGTCGGGGTCAGCAGGATGTGGGATGAGAGTGGTGTGATAAGGAACATTTTAGGGGGTGATTGAAGCTATTGCTTTCGAGAACCAGGCATAGGAGGAAAAAACCTCAATCAAGAAGCAGTGCTCAGAATTG
The Hypomesus transpacificus isolate Combined female chromosome 22, fHypTra1, whole genome shotgun sequence genome window above contains:
- the LOC124483869 gene encoding microsomal triglyceride transfer protein large subunit, with product MFTLLVVLLCVTSFLSESTEGAGAVPRLNNDRLYKFSYSTEVILDRSRALRKGGAGFRISSNVDVNLVWRQAGDLEDQLIQLEISNVRVENVAPRSAKDNIFQGSTTEGLMGDSKLASLQRPFLVHLRNGKVKAFYSYRAEPATVKNLKRGVASLLQLQLTTGKTVENDVSGRCTVEYKAAQGQVTRTKILNTCKTTETGFTTISKVLGVSRKSSSVTVFTLEDGFIKSAVSEETHFLVTNARRSTGAKVVSRQTLTLVEIEAGPLEVAGKDVTAVVKSRDEKLVAVGVMAGKVKAQCKGCPSLWEHWQADKKQLEPASLSKSSAPRSFLALIQSIRKASKDEILQVLQNASKSLLPQVVDAVTSSQTPASLDAMLTFLNFTDPKGLVLQERFLYACGFASHPNERMLQALVDISKKKIGSNDIRESMVIIMGALVFKLCQKGQCDLPTVVEVKKMILEGPDSTDKESEVQMYLLALKNSLLPEAIPLFTRYTESEVGAYSTIALTTLQRYDVALITDEVKRTVNRVYHQNRRVYEKNVRVAAADVILSSNPSYMEVKNMLLSIGNLPHEMNKYMLSKVQDILHFDMPASKIVQQVMKDMISHNYDRFSKVGSSSAYSGYMARSADVTSTYSLDILYSGSGVMRRSIMNIYGATNDALLHGLQVAIEAQGLETLIAATPDEGEEDLESFAGMSALLFDVQLRPVTFFKGYSDLMSKMFSMSGEPINVVKGLILLSDHSEVIQLQSGLKASAEFQGGLAIDISGGMEISLWYRESKTSVNNRGALVVTGNVTVDMDFVRTGMEVSFETEASLDFVTTVQFSEYPFLVCMQMDKATFPFSQSFSKYESLPSGKSFVSHKTKKQLVPGSEFPLHQENSNMCKRVFE